One window of the Populus nigra chromosome 4, ddPopNigr1.1, whole genome shotgun sequence genome contains the following:
- the LOC133692144 gene encoding large ribosomal subunit protein uL3z-like yields the protein MSHRKFEHPRHGSLGFLPRKRAARHRGKVKSFPKDDPTKPCKLTAFLGYKAGMTHIVREVEKPGSKLHKKETCEAVTIIETPPMMIVGVVGYLKTPSGLRTLNTVWAQHLSEEVKRRFYKNWCKSKKRAFNKYSKQYETDEGKKSIQSQLEKLKKYATVIRVLAHTQIRKMKGLKQKKAHLMEIQVNGGTIAQKVDFAYGFFEKQVPIDAVFQKDEMIDIIGVTKGKGYEGVVTRWGVTRLPRKTHRGLRKVACIGAWHPARVSFTVARAGQNGYHHRTELNKKIYKLGKTGQECHTAITEYDRTEKDITPIGGFPHYGVVKDDYLMIKGCCVGPKKRVVTLRQTLLNQTSRLAHEEIKLKFVDTSSKFGHGRFQTTQEKQKFYGRLKA from the exons ATGTCTCACAGGAAGTTCGAGCACCCAAGACATGGCTCCCTTGGATTTCTTCCAAGGAAGAGAGCTGCCCGTCACAGAGGAAAAG TGAAGTCTTTCCCCAAGGATGACCCTACTAAGCCTTGCAAGCTTACTGCATTTTTGGGTTACAAGGCTGGCATGACGCACATTGTCAGAGAGGTCGAAAAACCTGGATCCA AGCTCCACAAGAAGGAGACATGTGAGGCTGTAACCATCATTGAGACACCTCCAATGATGATTGTTGGAGTTGTTGGTTACTTGAAGACACCATCTGGCCTCCGGACTCTGAACACTGTTTGGGCTCAGCATTTGAGTGAAGAGGTCAAGCGAAGGTTCTACAAGAACTGGTGCAAGTCGAAGAAGAGGGCTTTCAACAAATACTCAAAGCAGTATGAGACAGATGAAGGGAAGAAGAGCATCCAATCACAGCTTGAGAAGTTGAAGAAATATGCAACTGTTATTCGTGTTTTGGCTCACACTCAG ATCAGGAAGATGAAAGGATTGAAGCAGAAGAAAGCTCACTTAATGGAGATCCAGGTTAATGGTGGCACAATTGCTCAGAAGGTGGATTTTGCTTATGGTTTCTTTGAGAAGCAAGTCCCAATTGATGCTGTCTTCCAGAAGGATGAGATGATTGATATTATTGGTGTCACGAAGGGTAAGGGTTATGAAGGTGTTGTCACTCGTTGGGGTGTCACTCGCCTGCCTCGGAAGACCCACAGGGGTCTCCGAAAGGTGGCCTGCATCGGTGCCTGGCACCCTGCAAGAGTCTCATTCACTGTTGCCAGGGCTGGTCAGAATGGATACCACCACCGTACCgaattgaacaagaagatcTACAAGCTTGGCAAGACCGGTCAGGAGTGTCACACTGCCATAACCGAGTATGACAG GACTGAAAAGGACATCACTCCAATCGGTGGTTTCCCTCACTATGGTGTGGTGAAGGATGACTATTTGATGATCAAGGGATGCTGCGTTGGACCTAAGAAGAGGGTGGTTACACTCCGTCAAACACTGCTTAACCAGACATCTCGATTGGCTCATGAGGAAATCAAACTCAAGTTTGTGGACACATCCTCGAAGTTCGGACATGGTCGTTTCCAGACAACACAGGAGAAACAGAAGTTCTATGGACGCCTGAAGGCATAG